The Pseudobythopirellula maris genome has a window encoding:
- a CDS encoding ExbD/TolR family protein, translating to MPLKTTQDDELQVNLTSMIDVVFLLVIFFMAATRFTEMERDIELELPQVTAAGAPAPAPAKPIAVTVLQGGRYKIDGEELTIEALGERLRAATSASADAEVVIHGDAGCEFQHVAAALAVCRESNVEQLGVTVEVASAGSPNHR from the coding sequence ATGCCTCTAAAAACAACCCAAGACGACGAGCTCCAGGTGAACCTGACGTCGATGATCGACGTCGTGTTCCTGCTGGTGATCTTCTTCATGGCGGCCACGCGGTTCACGGAGATGGAGCGCGACATCGAGCTCGAGTTGCCTCAGGTCACGGCGGCCGGGGCCCCGGCGCCCGCGCCCGCCAAGCCGATCGCCGTGACGGTCCTCCAGGGGGGCCGCTACAAGATCGACGGCGAGGAGCTCACGATCGAAGCGCTCGGCGAGCGCCTTCGCGCCGCGACGAGCGCCTCGGCCGACGCCGAGGTCGTGATCCACGGCGACGCCGGGTGCGAGTTCCAGCACGTGGCCGCCGCGCTGGCCGTTTGCCGCGAGTCGAACGTCGAGCAGCTCGGCGTGACGGTCGAAGTCGCCTCGGCCGGCTCTCCCAACCACCGGTAG
- a CDS encoding DUF3320 domain-containing protein, translating into MPDLETMLEESRRELLDLSARNRLLNTPRSPTRSTRVEVVDELADQVFDLLAIQGKTMTFLASDDDEASPLVSDPGDGDTAIEATGEVDTWVDDGGAMDSDVLLQTDAAAESAPDRHTDNRLQTLLDGEALEKRLLKLHYDTKTFAEEQGVHVLYLAIGFLVWRESGPNGAERHAPLLLLPVELRRAKAGARFRLSYNGEELTTNLSLQERLKGDFGVELPELPESLEDLTPSGYFASVAEAIEGKEGWRVQANDMVLWMFVFSKIRMFMDLKQEAWPKGKKLSENPLIRSLLGEGFRDEPPLFEDPTELIDDLVSVDDAVHVIDADSSQAMVIEEVRRGRNLVVQGPPGTGKSQTIANMIAAAVHEGKSVLFVAEKMAALEVVHRRLANIGLGDMCLELHSNKANRKQLLQELDRTLKLSAPHLEDAGALVHSLQQRVDTLNGHVKAISAPIGDSGLSPFNLIGEITRLQAEGVRGRDLHLTGCEHLSGDEIKDLIDRVADLADHARKIGTPCEHPWRGCELEALLPTDMDRFEIEIKEVAERIDRLISAGAELAQALGAQPPRNARELSDLAQFAKAVSTIPRAQLCLLDCDAWTNRLAELEETCNRGLRSSVAAERLEPLLDPHSYNADVREAREAIKVYGDRWYRGFVGRYRAASAKLRAISIGAPPRSHAEQLEFLNLLIEHQADVECFSSNATEELGKQALSTGWRGAETDWGALAQAIEAVKVCREKFPTHSLTEVAKHSPDSATLRRCLQEIGKDLNPCFKCLGKLEKTLCFSTVDQLGRQAVDAPLHDLHRRMTGFLGDRDGLKDWIGYRTRCRSLAGRGVDEALTQLDSGAIGVDELRSGVELALYESLMRLAYTEHPALASFSGESHERVREAFVGFDKERLAHCRSLVAKVHWENTPRSSLGEMAVVNREINKKSRHLRVRTLMGKAGRAIQKAKPVFMMSPMSIAQYLPPGEMEFDLLLIDEASQVEPVDAFGAMARAKQVVVVGDTKQLPPTSFFARATQDGEPESEDDDAVRAKDIESILSMCCAKNVTQRMLEWHYRSRHHSLIEFSNHEFYDDRLIIVPSPCEPDDSLGLKFFHIPEAVYDRGGTRANRIEAKRIAEAAIEHALKTPGVSLGVGAFSMSQRDAILQELELLRKANPQAEEFFTEGKDEPFFVKNLENIQGDEREVIYISVGYGKDKDGYMSMSFGPLNSDGGERRLNVLITRARSRCVIFSSIRASDIDTSRTQARGAIAFKAYLQYAETGMLDTGSPAVKAEHDSEFERQVAKALRGLGYETHAQVGVAGFRIDLSVVDPSQPGRYLLGIECDGAAYHSSRSARDRDRIRQSVLEARGWRIHRIWSSDWFSQPDQELRRVVAAIEQAQAAPTPEKVADPPSVSSPAPPPPILRREEPETIGGEDLLIGAPYEVASFDVNRNATIPDTPIDHLERAVVQVVRVEGPIHREEVYRRIAQLWGSARAGRRIVEAIEGALGLAVSHGGLESIGDFFVMCGSDCKVVRDRSETGLLTLKKPEMISHMEIEEAIVRLVSSHVGMSHSEVVSATARVFGIGRISSGLRDRIEYVLQSMVKREQICDTDGRLATNHS; encoded by the coding sequence ATGCCGGACCTGGAAACGATGCTGGAGGAGTCGCGTCGCGAGCTCCTCGACCTCTCGGCCCGCAACCGTCTGCTGAACACCCCCCGATCGCCGACGCGTAGCACGCGCGTGGAGGTGGTCGACGAGCTGGCCGATCAGGTCTTCGACCTCTTGGCTATCCAGGGGAAGACGATGACCTTCCTTGCCTCGGACGACGACGAGGCCAGCCCGCTGGTCTCGGACCCGGGCGACGGCGATACGGCCATCGAGGCAACCGGCGAGGTCGACACGTGGGTCGACGACGGCGGCGCCATGGACAGCGACGTGTTGCTCCAGACCGACGCGGCCGCCGAGTCGGCGCCCGACCGCCACACCGACAACCGCTTGCAGACGCTGCTAGACGGCGAGGCGCTCGAGAAACGGCTCCTGAAGCTGCACTACGACACCAAGACCTTTGCCGAGGAGCAGGGCGTGCACGTCCTCTACCTGGCGATCGGCTTTCTGGTGTGGCGTGAGAGCGGCCCGAACGGCGCCGAGCGGCACGCGCCGTTGCTGCTGCTGCCGGTGGAATTGCGCCGCGCGAAGGCGGGCGCGCGATTCCGCTTGAGTTACAACGGCGAGGAGCTGACGACCAACCTCTCGCTGCAGGAGCGACTGAAGGGCGACTTCGGCGTGGAGCTGCCCGAGCTTCCCGAGTCGCTCGAGGACCTGACGCCCTCGGGTTACTTCGCGTCGGTCGCCGAGGCGATCGAGGGCAAGGAGGGCTGGCGGGTTCAGGCCAACGACATGGTCCTGTGGATGTTCGTCTTCTCGAAGATCCGCATGTTCATGGACCTCAAGCAGGAAGCCTGGCCCAAGGGCAAAAAGCTGAGCGAGAACCCGCTGATCCGCTCGCTGCTGGGCGAAGGATTCCGCGACGAACCGCCGTTGTTCGAGGACCCCACGGAGCTGATCGACGACCTCGTGTCGGTCGACGACGCGGTGCACGTGATCGACGCCGACAGCTCGCAGGCGATGGTGATCGAAGAGGTCCGCCGCGGCCGCAACCTCGTGGTGCAAGGCCCGCCCGGCACGGGCAAGTCGCAAACGATCGCCAACATGATCGCCGCGGCCGTGCACGAGGGGAAGAGCGTGCTGTTCGTCGCCGAGAAGATGGCCGCGCTGGAGGTCGTGCACCGCCGGCTGGCGAATATCGGCCTGGGGGACATGTGCCTCGAACTGCACAGCAACAAGGCGAACCGCAAGCAGTTGCTCCAGGAACTCGACCGCACGCTCAAGCTCAGCGCGCCGCATCTCGAAGACGCCGGCGCCCTCGTCCACTCGCTACAGCAGCGTGTGGACACCCTGAACGGCCACGTGAAGGCGATCAGCGCGCCGATCGGCGACAGCGGCCTCTCTCCGTTCAACCTGATCGGTGAGATTACTCGCTTGCAGGCCGAGGGCGTCCGCGGGCGTGACCTGCATCTGACCGGTTGCGAGCATTTGTCGGGTGACGAGATCAAGGACTTGATCGACCGGGTAGCCGACCTCGCCGACCACGCCCGAAAGATCGGCACGCCGTGCGAACACCCGTGGCGCGGTTGCGAACTCGAGGCGCTGCTGCCTACCGACATGGACCGCTTCGAGATTGAGATCAAAGAAGTCGCGGAGAGAATAGATCGGCTTATCTCCGCCGGCGCGGAGCTCGCCCAAGCGCTTGGCGCCCAGCCGCCCCGCAACGCCCGCGAGCTGTCCGATCTGGCCCAGTTCGCCAAAGCCGTCAGCACGATCCCCCGTGCGCAGCTGTGCCTGCTGGACTGTGACGCCTGGACAAATCGGCTCGCGGAGCTCGAAGAGACCTGCAACCGGGGTCTGCGGTCGTCGGTCGCCGCGGAACGTCTCGAGCCGTTGCTCGATCCGCACAGCTACAACGCCGACGTCCGTGAGGCCCGCGAGGCGATCAAGGTCTACGGCGACCGCTGGTACCGAGGCTTTGTGGGGCGTTACCGTGCGGCGTCGGCGAAGCTCCGCGCCATCTCGATCGGCGCCCCGCCGAGAAGTCATGCGGAGCAACTCGAGTTTCTCAACCTGCTGATCGAACATCAAGCAGATGTCGAGTGCTTCTCGTCAAACGCCACGGAGGAGCTGGGCAAGCAGGCGCTTTCGACGGGCTGGCGTGGTGCGGAAACAGACTGGGGCGCCCTGGCCCAGGCGATCGAAGCAGTGAAAGTCTGCCGGGAGAAGTTCCCGACTCACTCGTTGACGGAAGTCGCCAAGCACTCGCCCGACTCCGCCACGCTGCGGCGCTGCCTTCAGGAGATCGGCAAAGACCTCAACCCATGCTTCAAATGCCTCGGGAAGCTCGAGAAGACGCTGTGTTTCTCCACGGTCGACCAATTAGGAAGGCAAGCGGTCGATGCCCCGCTACATGATCTGCATCGTCGGATGACGGGCTTTCTGGGCGATCGCGACGGGCTAAAGGACTGGATCGGCTACCGGACCCGTTGCCGCTCGCTGGCGGGTCGAGGCGTGGATGAGGCGCTGACACAACTCGATTCGGGGGCCATCGGCGTCGACGAGCTGAGGTCCGGCGTCGAGCTTGCGCTTTACGAGTCATTGATGCGACTTGCCTACACCGAGCATCCCGCACTCGCTTCTTTCTCGGGCGAATCGCACGAGCGTGTGCGTGAGGCGTTCGTCGGATTCGACAAGGAGCGTCTGGCGCATTGCCGATCGCTCGTCGCTAAAGTGCACTGGGAGAACACGCCGAGGAGCTCACTCGGCGAAATGGCGGTCGTCAACCGTGAGATCAACAAGAAGAGCAGGCACCTGCGCGTGCGCACCTTGATGGGCAAGGCGGGGCGAGCGATCCAGAAGGCCAAGCCGGTCTTCATGATGAGCCCGATGTCGATCGCGCAGTACCTCCCGCCCGGCGAGATGGAGTTCGACCTGCTGCTGATCGACGAGGCGAGTCAGGTCGAACCGGTCGACGCCTTCGGCGCCATGGCCCGTGCGAAGCAAGTGGTGGTCGTGGGCGACACCAAGCAGCTGCCGCCCACGTCGTTCTTCGCCCGTGCGACTCAAGACGGCGAGCCGGAGTCGGAAGACGACGACGCGGTGCGAGCGAAGGACATCGAGAGCATCCTCTCGATGTGCTGCGCGAAGAACGTCACGCAGCGGATGCTCGAGTGGCACTACCGCAGCCGGCACCACTCGCTGATTGAGTTCTCGAACCACGAGTTTTATGACGATCGGCTTATTATCGTCCCTAGCCCATGCGAACCAGATGATTCGTTGGGGCTAAAGTTTTTTCATATACCAGAGGCCGTTTACGACCGCGGCGGCACGCGGGCGAACCGTATCGAAGCCAAGCGGATCGCCGAGGCGGCGATCGAGCACGCGCTGAAGACCCCTGGCGTGAGCCTAGGGGTGGGCGCCTTCTCTATGAGCCAGCGTGACGCGATCTTGCAAGAATTGGAGCTGCTGCGCAAGGCGAACCCGCAAGCCGAAGAATTCTTCACCGAGGGGAAGGACGAGCCATTCTTTGTCAAGAACCTAGAGAACATCCAGGGCGACGAGCGGGAGGTCATCTATATCTCCGTCGGCTACGGCAAAGACAAAGACGGGTACATGTCGATGAGTTTCGGACCGCTCAACAGCGACGGCGGCGAGCGACGTCTCAACGTGCTGATCACACGCGCTCGGAGCCGCTGCGTGATCTTCTCATCGATCAGAGCAAGCGACATCGACACGAGCCGCACGCAAGCACGCGGAGCAATAGCCTTCAAGGCGTATCTGCAATACGCCGAGACGGGAATGCTTGATACGGGCTCTCCAGCGGTGAAAGCGGAGCACGATTCAGAATTTGAACGGCAGGTGGCGAAAGCGTTACGCGGGCTTGGCTACGAGACCCACGCCCAGGTGGGAGTTGCCGGGTTCCGCATCGATCTATCGGTCGTGGATCCTTCTCAGCCGGGTCGGTACTTGCTGGGAATCGAGTGCGATGGCGCGGCTTACCACAGCTCGCGCTCGGCCCGTGACCGTGACAGGATCCGCCAATCCGTGCTGGAGGCGCGAGGCTGGCGAATCCATCGCATCTGGAGCTCTGATTGGTTCAGCCAACCGGACCAAGAACTGCGCCGAGTCGTAGCGGCGATCGAACAGGCTCAGGCTGCGCCCACGCCGGAGAAAGTAGCTGATCCGCCCTCGGTGTCGTCACCGGCGCCGCCCCCCCCGATTTTGAGACGTGAAGAACCTGAGACGATTGGGGGGGAGGATCTCTTGATCGGCGCCCCCTACGAGGTAGCGTCTTTCGACGTGAACCGCAACGCGACGATCCCAGACACGCCGATCGATCATCTCGAAAGGGCGGTAGTTCAGGTGGTGCGCGTCGAGGGTCCAATCCACCGCGAAGAAGTCTATAGGCGTATCGCACAGCTTTGGGGATCCGCCCGTGCCGGGAGGCGTATCGTTGAAGCCATTGAAGGAGCTTTGGGGCTCGCAGTCAGCCACGGGGGCTTGGAGTCGATCGGCGATTTCTTTGTGATGTGTGGTTCTGATTGCAAGGTAGTTCGCGACCGATCCGAGACTGGCCTCCTCACTCTGAAGAAGCCTGAGATGATCTCCCACATGGAGATCGAGGAGGCAATAGTTCGGCTGGTAAGCAGCCATGTGGGGATGAGCCATTCGGAAGTCGTCAGCGCTACGGCGCGGGTGTTCGGCATCGGTCGTATCAGTTCAGGGCTGCGTGATCGAATTGAGTACGTACTACAGTCTATGGTCAAACGCGAGCAGATTTGCGACACGGACGGGAGGCTTGCGACCAACCATAGCTGA
- a CDS encoding redoxin domain-containing protein: MPLSRSGANRAPLFFTLLALVLAPTATAHAAKSYSAAQALTLEPVQRGVEYDKPSAAEAEKCEIALESNKVTWQVRDALGKTLRRFSDANGNGRVNVWSYFRDGLEVYRDIDTDGDGQADEFRWLHTGGARWAVDTDKDGEIDRWRVISPHEVAELMADAVQRKDEKAFAALLLSGDEIKRLGAGEALTKQLNEQARRAPSDFRKLIGSKQALPAGARFVDFGAARPGVIPEGIDGAKKDLYVYENASALVDNGGAPEQLLLGSLFKIGDAWRVAEAPRAGGDGPELANVFSVPSFSRGEAGGPAPTEDMQRLMDSLERLDREMASAPPAKQKELIGERADVIGRLAQASPAGEQRDQWRDQLADMLSAAVQADGYSEGIERLKRLENEAVKGRAGAATLAHIRYRLLWAEYGLQLRDPKADYVKVQESWTKDLAAFIDRHPQGPDAEDAMMQLGMAHEFAGENDEAVVWYKRLAAESPRSTSGRKAAGAMRRLGSIGKAISLKGPVLGGGQADLAAPPYRGRYVVVHYWATWCEPCKADMAQLKELASKHGRKLAVLGVNLDDQPADAEAFVATRRAPWQHLYGKGGLTSSERALEMGVMTLPLTLLVDDKGRVVNRNANVAELERELEGLLR; this comes from the coding sequence ATGCCGCTCAGCCGGTCGGGCGCCAACCGCGCCCCGCTCTTCTTCACGCTCCTTGCCCTCGTGCTGGCGCCGACCGCGACGGCCCACGCCGCCAAGTCGTACTCGGCCGCCCAGGCGCTCACTCTCGAGCCGGTGCAGCGCGGCGTGGAGTACGACAAGCCCTCGGCCGCCGAGGCCGAGAAGTGCGAGATCGCCCTGGAGAGCAACAAGGTCACCTGGCAGGTGCGCGACGCGTTGGGCAAAACACTCCGGCGATTCTCCGACGCGAACGGCAACGGCCGGGTGAACGTGTGGAGCTACTTCCGGGACGGCCTGGAGGTGTACCGCGACATCGACACCGACGGCGACGGCCAGGCGGACGAGTTCCGCTGGCTGCACACGGGCGGCGCCCGTTGGGCTGTCGACACCGACAAGGACGGCGAGATCGACCGCTGGCGGGTGATATCGCCGCACGAAGTGGCCGAATTGATGGCCGACGCGGTGCAGCGCAAGGACGAGAAGGCATTCGCCGCCTTGCTGCTGAGCGGCGACGAGATCAAGCGGCTCGGCGCCGGCGAGGCGCTGACCAAGCAACTCAACGAGCAGGCCCGGCGGGCGCCGAGCGACTTCCGCAAGCTCATCGGATCGAAGCAAGCGCTTCCCGCCGGGGCCCGGTTTGTCGACTTCGGCGCCGCCCGGCCGGGCGTGATCCCCGAGGGGATCGACGGCGCGAAGAAGGACCTCTACGTCTACGAGAACGCCTCGGCGCTGGTCGACAACGGCGGCGCGCCGGAGCAACTGCTGCTCGGCTCGCTGTTCAAGATCGGCGACGCGTGGCGTGTGGCCGAGGCCCCTCGGGCCGGGGGCGACGGGCCGGAGCTGGCCAACGTGTTCTCCGTGCCGAGCTTCTCGCGCGGCGAGGCCGGCGGCCCGGCGCCGACCGAAGACATGCAGCGGCTGATGGACTCGCTCGAGCGGCTCGACCGCGAGATGGCATCGGCCCCACCGGCGAAGCAGAAAGAACTGATCGGCGAGCGGGCCGACGTGATCGGACGCCTCGCCCAGGCCAGCCCGGCGGGCGAGCAACGCGACCAGTGGCGCGACCAGTTGGCCGACATGCTCAGCGCAGCGGTGCAGGCCGACGGCTACAGCGAGGGGATCGAGCGGCTCAAGCGGCTCGAAAACGAGGCGGTCAAAGGCCGCGCCGGCGCGGCGACTCTCGCCCACATCCGCTACCGGCTGCTGTGGGCCGAGTACGGCCTGCAACTCCGCGATCCGAAGGCGGACTACGTCAAAGTGCAAGAGTCCTGGACCAAGGACTTGGCGGCTTTCATCGATCGCCACCCCCAGGGCCCCGACGCCGAGGACGCGATGATGCAACTCGGCATGGCCCATGAGTTCGCCGGTGAGAACGACGAGGCGGTCGTTTGGTACAAGCGGCTCGCCGCCGAGTCGCCCCGCTCGACCTCGGGCCGCAAGGCGGCCGGCGCCATGCGGCGGTTGGGATCGATCGGCAAGGCGATCTCTCTGAAGGGCCCGGTGCTGGGCGGCGGACAGGCCGACCTCGCGGCGCCGCCGTACCGCGGACGCTACGTCGTGGTCCACTACTGGGCCACCTGGTGCGAGCCGTGCAAGGCCGACATGGCGCAGCTCAAGGAACTCGCCAGCAAGCATGGCCGCAAGCTGGCGGTGCTCGGCGTGAACCTCGACGACCAGCCGGCCGACGCCGAGGCGTTTGTCGCCACACGCCGCGCGCCGTGGCAACACCTCTACGGCAAGGGCGGACTGACCTCGAGCGAACGGGCGCTCGAGATGGGCGTCATGACGTTGCCTCTCACTTTGTTGGTCGACGACAAAGGCCGGGTCGTGAACCGCAACGCCAACGTGGCGGAGTTGGAACGCGAGCTCGAAGGTTTGCTCCGCTGA
- a CDS encoding BON domain-containing protein, whose protein sequence is MRHQIIACAMAALLWPAVAGAAEAGSAQKEKAQQIASELRESGKLSNYRVGVKYEDGVAWLYGAVSSEAQAKTALSLAGEVSGVNHVVSKLEITTPSGEAKRPAVSVKRLANKPAGDSDLMLAVMTESEEAAAEAPQPFTPAQPQAIAPQPMKRTAARGSMPRPMARVAQRPQPGQQGQVSPAAYGGGAQIPRGYSTGGAAGVSYDQANMPNHAWPSYAAYPNYAAVTYPKQYSPAAWPYIGPFYPYPQVPLGWRKVTLEWDDGWWNLDFSHQQQH, encoded by the coding sequence ATGCGTCACCAGATCATTGCGTGCGCCATGGCGGCCTTGTTGTGGCCGGCCGTGGCGGGAGCGGCCGAGGCCGGCTCCGCCCAAAAAGAGAAGGCCCAACAGATCGCCAGCGAGCTGCGTGAGAGCGGCAAGCTGTCGAACTACCGGGTCGGAGTGAAGTACGAAGACGGCGTGGCTTGGTTGTACGGCGCCGTGTCGAGCGAGGCCCAAGCCAAGACCGCCCTGTCGCTCGCCGGCGAGGTCAGCGGCGTGAACCACGTGGTCAGCAAGCTGGAGATCACCACTCCGAGCGGCGAAGCCAAGCGGCCGGCCGTTTCGGTCAAGCGCCTGGCGAATAAGCCCGCCGGCGATTCGGACCTGATGCTAGCGGTGATGACCGAATCGGAAGAGGCGGCCGCCGAGGCGCCGCAGCCCTTCACGCCGGCCCAGCCGCAAGCGATCGCCCCGCAGCCGATGAAGCGCACGGCGGCTCGCGGCTCGATGCCGCGGCCGATGGCCCGCGTGGCCCAGCGTCCCCAGCCCGGCCAGCAGGGCCAGGTCAGCCCGGCCGCTTACGGCGGCGGGGCCCAGATCCCGCGGGGCTACAGCACCGGCGGCGCCGCCGGGGTCAGCTACGACCAAGCCAACATGCCCAACCACGCATGGCCGAGCTACGCCGCTTACCCGAACTACGCGGCCGTGACCTACCCGAAGCAGTACTCGCCGGCCGCTTGGCCGTACATCGGCCCGTTCTACCCTTACCCGCAGGTCCCGCTGGGATGGCGGAAGGTGACGCTCGAGTGGGACGACGGCTGGTGGAACCTCGACTTCAGCCACCAGCAGCAGCACTGA
- a CDS encoding tyrosine-type recombinase/integrase, giving the protein MAADLCTGPLWRPACPSEVLALRWADVLWDKSRLVVTCVKTEHHDGLGTRIVPLFPELEPVLAEAFEAAQTGAEYVITRTRDNASNLRTRFGKIVARAGLTPWPKLFQNLRATRATELADEFPGHVAAAWLGHSVKVAKGHYWQVTDDHFEAATSKSAANALQSLPASGCTGLKPDQDSPGKAVLSDLMQLLASEGVGDRGLEPLTPAV; this is encoded by the coding sequence GTGGCGGCTGATCTTTGCACTGGCCCGCTATGGCGGCCTGCCTGCCCCTCCGAGGTTCTAGCTCTGCGATGGGCTGACGTGCTGTGGGACAAGAGCCGGCTTGTGGTGACCTGCGTGAAGACCGAGCACCACGATGGCCTCGGCACGCGGATCGTGCCGCTATTCCCGGAACTCGAGCCTGTGCTCGCCGAAGCGTTCGAAGCGGCCCAGACGGGCGCCGAGTACGTTATCACTCGCACCCGTGACAACGCCTCCAACCTACGAACGAGGTTCGGCAAGATCGTGGCGCGGGCCGGGCTGACACCGTGGCCGAAGCTGTTCCAGAACCTGAGGGCGACAAGGGCGACCGAGCTGGCCGACGAGTTCCCCGGGCACGTCGCCGCGGCCTGGCTCGGTCACAGCGTAAAGGTCGCGAAGGGCCACTACTGGCAAGTGACCGACGATCACTTCGAAGCGGCCACGTCGAAAAGCGCTGCAAATGCGCTGCAGAGTCTGCCTGCAAGCGGTTGCACCGGGCTGAAGCCTGATCAGGATTCCCCTGGAAAAGCAGTGCTTAGCGATCTGATGCAACTGCTTGCAAGTGAAGGAGTGGGCGATAGAGGACTCGAACCTCTGACCCCTGCGGTGTGA
- a CDS encoding Sec-independent protein translocase subunit TatA/TatB — MFTPGIWQLVVVLLIVLVLFGSRLPMLARSFGQSINEFKKGVKEIDEKTEE, encoded by the coding sequence ATGTTCACTCCCGGCATCTGGCAACTCGTGGTTGTCCTCCTGATCGTGCTCGTGCTGTTCGGCAGCCGGCTGCCGATGCTTGCCCGTTCGTTCGGCCAGAGCATCAACGAGTTCAAGAAGGGCGTTAAAGAGATCGACGAGAAGACCGAAGAGTGA
- a CDS encoding Sec-independent protein translocase subunit TatA/TatB, producing the protein MLIETLTDTPRLCLAFFAGAPGPVEMLFVGAIAVLLFGNRLPSVARSVGRSLTEFKNGMRDIQDDMHSAIKADEVKAPPATAADTIGASDDGSHDHDTLGDSDPAGNSAEPVPAKAD; encoded by the coding sequence ATGCTGATCGAAACACTCACAGATACCCCGCGACTCTGCCTCGCGTTCTTCGCCGGCGCCCCCGGGCCGGTCGAGATGCTCTTCGTCGGAGCCATCGCGGTGCTGCTGTTCGGCAACCGGCTGCCGTCGGTCGCCCGCTCGGTCGGACGCAGCCTGACCGAGTTCAAGAACGGCATGCGCGACATCCAAGACGACATGCACTCGGCGATCAAGGCGGACGAGGTGAAGGCCCCGCCGGCCACAGCGGCCGACACGATCGGCGCCTCCGACGACGGCAGCCACGACCACGACACGCTCGGCGACTCAGACCCCGCCGGCAACTCGGCCGAGCCCGTGCCCGCCAAGGCGGACTGA
- a CDS encoding MotA/TolQ/ExbB proton channel family protein, with protein MPILAQAEGAKSLFDTLLACGPMLYPILAASVLLGLVVLERFFTLRRVNVVPKPFVKCFLSQISEGEVDRAGALEHCLEDDSCVSRVFEAGARRWGKSAVEVEQAVLDEGERCANEMRRYLRVINGVAAVCPLLGLLGTVWGMIEAFEAIAGEDAMGRPELLASGIGSALLSTAAGLVVAIPAMIAYLYFVGRVDSLVMELDRHGQELVNLVSAEALSDAKSAKRKAA; from the coding sequence ATGCCCATTCTCGCCCAAGCCGAAGGCGCCAAGAGCCTGTTCGACACGCTCCTGGCGTGCGGCCCGATGCTCTACCCGATCTTGGCCGCCTCGGTCTTGCTGGGGCTGGTCGTGCTCGAGCGGTTCTTCACGTTGCGTCGCGTGAACGTGGTTCCCAAGCCGTTCGTCAAATGCTTCCTGTCGCAGATCAGCGAGGGCGAGGTCGACCGCGCCGGCGCCCTGGAGCATTGCCTCGAGGACGACAGCTGCGTGTCCCGTGTGTTCGAGGCGGGCGCCCGCCGCTGGGGCAAGTCGGCCGTCGAGGTCGAACAGGCCGTGCTCGACGAGGGCGAACGCTGCGCCAACGAGATGCGGCGTTACCTGCGTGTGATCAACGGCGTCGCCGCCGTCTGCCCGTTGCTCGGGCTGCTCGGCACGGTGTGGGGCATGATCGAGGCGTTCGAGGCGATCGCCGGCGAAGACGCCATGGGCCGCCCCGAGCTGCTGGCCAGCGGCATCGGCAGCGCGCTGCTCTCCACGGCCGCCGGCCTGGTGGTCGCCATCCCGGCGATGATCGCCTACCTGTACTTCGTCGGCCGCGTCGACAGCCTCGTGATGGAGCTCGACCGCCACGGCCAGGAACTCGTGAACCTCGTTTCGGCCGAGGCCTTGTCCGACGCGAAGAGCGCTAAACGCAAAGCGGCGTAA